In Drosophila simulans strain w501 chromosome 3R, Prin_Dsim_3.1, whole genome shotgun sequence, a single window of DNA contains:
- the LOC6728810 gene encoding chymotrypsin-2, whose translation MLRNQDLCLAVIALLTIAGISHGAPQMGRVVNGTDSSVEKYPFVISMRGSSGSHSCGGSIISKQFVMTAAHCTDGRRASDLSVQYGVTKINASGPNVVRVKKIIQHEDYNPYNNYANDISLLLVEEPFEFDGVTVAPVKLPDLAFATPQTDAGGDGVLIGWGLNATGGYIQSTLQEVGLKVYSDEECTERHGGRTDPRYHICGGVDEGGKGQCSGDSGGPLIYNGQQVGIVSWSIKPCTVAPYPGVYCKVSQYIDWIKKSQIILA comes from the exons ATGTTGCGGAATCAGGATCTCTGCCTGGCGGTAATCGCCCTCTTGACCATCGCGGGCATTTCCCATGGAGCTCCCCAAATGGGACGTGTGGTCAATGGCACGGATTCCAGCGTTGAGAAATACCCCTTCGTG ATTTCGATGCGTGGATCCAGTGGCTCGCATTCCTGCGGTGGCTCCATTATTTCCAAGCAGTTCGTGATGACTGCTGCCCATTGTACGGATGGACGCAGGGCGTCGGATCTGTCCGTTCAGTATGGAGTGACCAAGATTAATGCCTCCGGTCCGAATGTGGTGCGCGTGAAGAAGATCATCCAGCACGAGGACTACAATCCCTACAACAACTATGCCAACGATATTTCCCTGCTGCTCGTGGAGGAGCCATTCGAGTTTGATGGCGTCACTGTTGCGCCTGTGAAGTTGCCGGACCTCGCCTTTGCCACACCTCAAACGGATGCCGGTGGCGACGGAGTGCTCATCGGATGGGGACTCAATGCG ACTGGCGGATACATCCAATCCACTCTGCAGGAGGTGGGCCTGAAGGTTTACTCCGACGAGGAGTGCACCGAACGTCATGGCGGTCGCACGGATCCCAGGTACCACATCTGCGGAGGCGTGGACGAGGGCGGCAAGGGTCAGTGCAGCGGCGATTCCGGTGGACCCCTCATCTACAATGGCCAGCAGGTGGGCATCGTGTCCTGGAGCATCAAGCCCTGCACTGTGGCTCCATATCCGGGTGTCTACTGCAAGGTCAGCCAGTATATCGACTGGATCAAGAAGAGCCAGATCATCTTGGCCTAG